One stretch of Fictibacillus sp. b24 DNA includes these proteins:
- the folB gene encoding dihydroneopterin aldolase, translated as MDKIYVNGMKFYGYHGVFAEEQKLGQRFNVDAVLSMDLSKAGLSDELDYTVNYGEVYGAVKEIVEGDSVKLLETLAESICAALLAKFPLIDEATIKVIKPDPPIPGHYESVAVEITRGRA; from the coding sequence ATGGATAAAATATATGTGAACGGTATGAAATTTTACGGCTACCACGGAGTCTTTGCAGAAGAGCAAAAGCTCGGACAGCGTTTTAACGTTGACGCAGTTTTGTCTATGGACTTATCAAAAGCGGGACTTTCAGATGAACTGGACTATACGGTCAACTACGGTGAGGTATACGGAGCTGTTAAAGAAATCGTGGAAGGTGACTCTGTAAAGCTTTTGGAGACATTAGCTGAATCGATCTGTGCAGCATTGCTTGCAAAGTTTCCTTTAATTGATGAGGCAACGATTAAAGTTATAAAGCCAGACCCCCCAATTCCTGGTCACTATGAATCGGTGGCGGTCGAAATCACAAGAGGGCGCGCATAA
- a CDS encoding anthranilate synthase component I family protein yields the protein MNNKWHIMHSCIHLSKEEWFYKYKFLAATEPRHVLLESGRTGKYSIIGLSPFAEVTGKHNELTIQTDEGSTVLNGPVYEKFQNWFKDFEVERVEGFPDFTGGAIGYLSYDLTREFEKLPVTSEDDLQLPDLYFLLFKDVFVYDHETNKLWIFVLGKEKNDPYHLDKLRAFKEMWEAPLSARDIQQDSQSFPIDDFKHVSMTEDVFVEAVKKIQDYISEGDVFQVNLSVRQSKALRTSPIHIYEELRRINPSPYMGYLHTPDFQLVSASPELLVKKKGDRVSTRPIAGTRPRGRTEEEDLELANTLIQNEKERAEHVMLVDLERNDLGKVSVYGSVNVDEFMVIERYSHVMHIVSNVVGTLRPECDAFDCIKATFPGGTITGAPKVRTMEIIEELEPVRRGVYTGSMGWIGFNGDTEMNIAIRTMVCQNETAHVQAGAGIVIDSIPESEYKESLKKAEALWRAKEQSELGSILV from the coding sequence ATGAACAACAAATGGCATATCATGCATTCATGTATACACCTTTCTAAAGAAGAGTGGTTTTATAAATATAAATTCTTAGCAGCGACTGAACCTCGCCACGTTTTGTTGGAGAGCGGAAGAACAGGAAAGTACAGCATCATCGGACTTTCTCCTTTCGCTGAAGTCACTGGTAAACATAATGAATTAACCATACAAACGGATGAAGGCTCGACGGTTTTAAACGGTCCGGTATATGAGAAGTTTCAAAACTGGTTTAAAGATTTTGAAGTAGAACGAGTAGAAGGATTTCCTGACTTTACAGGCGGGGCGATCGGATATTTAAGCTATGACCTTACACGTGAATTTGAGAAACTGCCTGTTACTTCAGAAGATGATCTGCAGTTACCTGACTTGTATTTTCTGTTGTTTAAAGATGTTTTCGTCTACGATCATGAAACTAACAAACTTTGGATCTTTGTTCTAGGGAAAGAGAAGAATGACCCTTATCATCTGGACAAGCTTCGTGCTTTTAAAGAAATGTGGGAAGCTCCGCTGTCTGCTCGGGATATACAACAAGATAGTCAGAGCTTTCCTATAGATGATTTTAAGCACGTATCAATGACAGAAGATGTTTTTGTAGAGGCGGTTAAAAAGATTCAAGATTACATTTCTGAAGGCGACGTGTTCCAAGTGAACTTGTCTGTTCGTCAGTCAAAAGCGCTGCGAACATCACCGATTCACATATATGAAGAATTAAGAAGAATTAACCCGTCACCGTATATGGGATATCTGCATACCCCTGACTTTCAGCTTGTTAGTGCTTCGCCTGAACTTTTAGTGAAGAAAAAAGGGGATCGTGTGAGTACCCGGCCGATTGCAGGCACACGTCCGCGCGGGAGAACAGAAGAAGAAGATCTGGAGCTTGCGAACACGTTGATTCAAAATGAAAAGGAACGTGCTGAACATGTGATGCTCGTCGATCTTGAACGAAACGACCTTGGTAAGGTTTCTGTTTATGGCAGCGTAAATGTGGACGAGTTTATGGTGATCGAGAGGTATTCGCACGTGATGCATATCGTCTCTAATGTGGTTGGAACATTAAGACCAGAGTGTGATGCGTTTGATTGTATAAAAGCGACCTTCCCAGGTGGTACAATTACTGGCGCTCCAAAAGTGAGAACGATGGAAATCATTGAGGAGTTGGAACCTGTACGAAGAGGTGTTTACACAGGAAGCATGGGCTGGATCGGTTTTAACGGTGATACCGAAATGAATATCGCAATTCGAACGATGGTATGTCAAAATGAAACTGCACACGTTCAAGCGGGTGCCGGGATTGTGATTGACTCCATACCTGAAAGTGAATACAAAGAGAGTTTAAAAAAAGCAGAGGCGTTGTGGCGTGCCAAAGAGCAAAGTGAGCTCGGGTCAATTTTGGTTTAA
- the ftsH gene encoding ATP-dependent zinc metalloprotease FtsH, which produces MNRIFRNTIFYLLIFLVVVGVVSFFNGNNNEVKEIRYDQLTKYIESGKVESIVYQPEGGVYVVRGQLEGAKEGEVFQTNAPLTGNTLAEVEKLADSANVEFKQQEQTSGWVTFFTSIIPFVIIFILFFFLLNQAQGGGSRVMNFGKSKAKLYNEEKKKVTFKDVAGADEEKQELVEVVEFLKDPRKFSALGARIPKGVLLVGPPGTGKTLLARAVAGEAGVPFFSISGSDFVEMFVGVGASRVRDLFENAKKNAPCIIFIDEIDAVGRQRGAGLGGGHDEREQTLNQLLVEMDGFGANEGIIIIAATNRADILDPALLRPGRFDRQIPVNRPDVKGREEVLQVHARNKPLAEDVNLKTIAMRTPGFSGADLENLLNEAALVAARSDKKKIDMDDVDEAIDRVIAGPAKKSRVISEKEKNIVAYHEAGHTVIGLVLEGADTVHKVTVVPRGQAGGYTVMLPKEDRYFMTKPELEDKIVGLLGGRVAEEITFKEVSTGAHNDFQRATGIARRMVTEFGMSERLGPMQFGSSQGGQVFLGRDFNNEQNYSDAIAHEIDLEVQRIIKESYERCRQILTEHNSKLEIIAQTLLTVETLDEEQIKELVKTGQLPDRKTISNPSDDVKVTLNKKDEEPKQD; this is translated from the coding sequence ATGAATCGCATCTTCCGTAATACTATATTTTATTTATTAATCTTTTTAGTTGTAGTTGGAGTAGTTAGCTTTTTCAACGGCAACAACAATGAAGTCAAAGAAATTCGTTATGACCAGCTGACTAAGTACATTGAATCAGGCAAAGTAGAAAGCATCGTTTACCAGCCTGAGGGCGGCGTATATGTTGTCCGCGGCCAGCTAGAGGGAGCTAAAGAAGGAGAAGTATTCCAGACAAACGCTCCATTAACAGGTAACACACTTGCTGAGGTTGAAAAGCTTGCTGATTCTGCAAATGTAGAATTTAAACAGCAGGAACAGACAAGTGGCTGGGTGACATTCTTCACCTCAATTATTCCGTTTGTTATTATCTTTATCTTATTCTTCTTCTTGTTGAACCAGGCCCAAGGTGGCGGAAGCCGTGTTATGAACTTTGGGAAAAGCAAAGCGAAACTGTATAACGAAGAAAAGAAAAAGGTTACGTTTAAAGACGTAGCTGGTGCAGATGAAGAGAAACAAGAGCTAGTTGAAGTTGTTGAATTTTTGAAAGACCCGCGTAAATTCTCTGCTTTAGGTGCCCGTATTCCAAAGGGTGTTCTTTTAGTGGGACCTCCGGGTACTGGTAAAACACTTCTTGCACGTGCAGTAGCAGGAGAAGCTGGCGTTCCATTCTTCTCGATCTCAGGTTCTGATTTCGTTGAGATGTTCGTTGGTGTCGGTGCATCACGTGTTCGTGACTTGTTTGAAAATGCAAAGAAAAATGCGCCTTGTATCATTTTTATCGATGAAATTGACGCAGTTGGACGTCAGCGTGGAGCTGGTCTTGGCGGCGGCCATGACGAGCGTGAACAAACGCTTAACCAATTGTTAGTTGAAATGGACGGTTTCGGTGCAAACGAAGGTATCATCATCATCGCTGCAACTAACCGTGCCGATATTCTAGATCCTGCCCTTCTTCGTCCAGGACGTTTTGACCGTCAGATTCCGGTTAACCGTCCAGATGTAAAAGGACGTGAAGAGGTACTTCAAGTGCACGCACGTAACAAGCCGCTTGCAGAAGACGTTAACTTAAAAACGATTGCAATGCGTACGCCAGGTTTCTCTGGTGCGGATCTTGAAAACTTATTGAACGAAGCGGCGTTAGTAGCTGCCCGTTCTGATAAGAAAAAGATTGATATGGATGACGTTGATGAAGCGATCGACCGTGTTATTGCAGGACCTGCGAAAAAGAGCCGTGTGATTTCTGAAAAAGAAAAGAACATTGTAGCTTACCATGAAGCGGGCCACACTGTTATTGGTTTAGTTCTTGAAGGTGCAGATACTGTTCATAAAGTTACCGTTGTCCCTCGTGGCCAAGCTGGTGGTTACACAGTAATGCTTCCTAAAGAGGACCGTTACTTCATGACAAAACCTGAATTAGAAGATAAAATCGTTGGACTTCTTGGAGGCCGTGTTGCCGAAGAGATTACGTTCAAAGAAGTAAGTACTGGTGCTCATAATGACTTCCAGCGTGCGACTGGAATTGCTCGCCGCATGGTTACTGAGTTTGGTATGAGTGAACGTCTAGGACCGATGCAGTTCGGTTCATCGCAAGGCGGTCAAGTCTTCTTAGGAAGAGACTTCAATAACGAGCAAAACTATAGTGACGCAATCGCGCATGAGATCGACTTAGAAGTTCAGCGCATCATCAAAGAATCTTACGAGCGCTGCCGTCAGATCCTTACTGAACACAATTCTAAGTTAGAGATCATCGCTCAAACATTGCTAACTGTAGAAACGCTTGATGAAGAGCAAATCAAAGAACTCGTTAAGACAGGTCAGCTTCCTGACAGAAAAACGATTTCAAATCCATCTGATGATGTTAAAGTAACACTTAACAAAAAAGATGAAGAGCCAAAACAAGATTAA
- the hpt gene encoding hypoxanthine phosphoribosyltransferase: MHDEILETLISEEAIQNKIKELGKELSEEYKDSFPLVIGVLKGALPFMADLIKRMDIHLEIDLMAVSSYGASTVSSGQVKIVKDLDTSLEGRDVIIVEDIIDSGLTLSYLVQLFKARKAKSVKIVTLLDKPTGRKVDIAPDLAGFIVPDAFVVGYGLDYIEKYRNLPYIGVLKPEIYEK, translated from the coding sequence ATGCATGATGAAATTTTAGAAACACTTATATCCGAAGAAGCTATTCAAAACAAGATCAAAGAACTTGGAAAAGAGCTTTCTGAGGAATATAAGGATAGTTTTCCATTAGTAATTGGGGTTCTAAAAGGTGCTCTACCTTTTATGGCAGACCTGATTAAACGAATGGATATCCATCTCGAGATCGACTTAATGGCAGTTTCCAGCTATGGTGCATCTACCGTTTCTTCCGGTCAAGTAAAAATTGTTAAAGATTTAGATACTTCCTTAGAAGGTCGAGACGTTATCATTGTAGAAGATATTATTGACAGTGGATTAACGCTTAGCTATCTCGTACAACTATTTAAGGCACGCAAAGCGAAATCGGTTAAGATTGTAACTTTGCTGGATAAGCCAACAGGACGAAAAGTTGATATCGCACCAGATCTTGCTGGCTTTATCGTTCCTGATGCTTTTGTTGTTGGTTATGGATTAGACTACATCGAGAAGTACCGCAACTTGCCTTACATTGGCGTGTTAAAGCCAGAGATCTACGAAAAGTAA
- the tilS gene encoding tRNA lysidine(34) synthetase TilS, protein MENFIRKHQLLSSVSKVVIGVSGGPDSLALLHYLWKRSSFYKIKVIAASFDHQLRGEESAKELAFVKSFCDERNIVFEGGNGDVASYQREHGLSLQTAARTCRYKFFEEVMNKHQADALALAHHGDDQVETILMRMTRGSEGLSLGGIPVRRPFANGEIIRPFLGITKKQIEHYCKVENLFPVYDSSNESDKYVRNRFRKNVLPFLKKENPSVHERFQHLSETISEDEAYILKLAEIELEKVLISQTEGKIELSVSAFNKMPIPLQKRGITLILNYLYKINPSSLSSVHKENFLSLLGSEHPSGSLHFPSGLVVSRTYDRCLLSFEQDVKNEEWSYDYSLKLPGSVELPNGMVIAEITDREPALLRGKDVFVFSMKDVSLPLRVRSRKPGDRMAIAGVGSRKLKDIFIDAKVPHEERKVWPIVVDANGEIVWLPGLKHTRRYSLDQSEHWVILRFQKNRHDV, encoded by the coding sequence GTGGAGAACTTTATTAGAAAACACCAGCTTCTTTCATCGGTCTCAAAAGTAGTGATAGGTGTTTCTGGCGGACCTGATTCGTTAGCTTTATTGCATTATTTGTGGAAAAGGTCCTCTTTTTATAAAATCAAAGTAATTGCAGCTTCATTCGACCACCAGCTTCGGGGTGAAGAATCTGCTAAAGAGCTTGCTTTTGTTAAAAGCTTTTGTGATGAACGAAATATTGTATTTGAAGGCGGCAATGGGGATGTTGCAAGTTATCAAAGAGAACATGGCTTATCGCTTCAAACAGCTGCAAGAACTTGCAGATATAAGTTCTTTGAAGAAGTGATGAACAAACATCAAGCAGATGCACTCGCACTTGCGCACCACGGTGATGACCAAGTAGAAACGATCCTCATGAGAATGACAAGAGGCAGTGAAGGCTTAAGCTTAGGAGGAATTCCTGTAAGGCGGCCGTTTGCAAATGGAGAAATAATTCGTCCCTTTTTAGGAATAACAAAGAAGCAAATCGAGCATTATTGTAAAGTAGAAAACCTATTTCCCGTTTATGATTCAAGCAATGAGAGTGACAAATATGTACGAAACAGATTCAGAAAAAATGTTCTTCCTTTTTTAAAAAAGGAAAACCCTAGTGTACATGAAAGATTTCAGCATTTAAGTGAAACTATTTCTGAAGATGAAGCGTATATATTGAAACTGGCTGAAATAGAGTTAGAAAAGGTTTTAATCAGTCAAACAGAGGGGAAAATAGAGTTATCTGTATCCGCTTTTAACAAGATGCCTATTCCTTTACAAAAAAGAGGGATTACACTAATATTGAACTATCTGTATAAAATTAATCCTTCATCTCTTTCCTCTGTACATAAGGAAAACTTTCTTAGTTTGCTCGGAAGTGAGCATCCATCTGGGTCTTTGCATTTTCCGTCAGGTTTAGTTGTCAGCCGAACTTATGACAGATGTTTATTAAGTTTTGAGCAGGACGTAAAAAATGAGGAATGGTCATATGACTATTCACTAAAGCTGCCAGGCAGTGTGGAATTGCCAAATGGAATGGTTATTGCTGAAATAACAGATCGTGAGCCCGCTTTACTAAGAGGAAAAGATGTTTTTGTGTTTTCAATGAAAGATGTAAGTCTCCCGTTGCGTGTTCGCAGCCGAAAACCAGGTGACCGGATGGCGATTGCCGGCGTCGGTTCTCGGAAATTAAAAGATATATTTATTGATGCTAAAGTGCCGCATGAAGAACGGAAAGTTTGGCCGATTGTAGTTGATGCAAACGGCGAGATCGTTTGGCTTCCCGGACTGAAACACACTCGACGCTATTCTTTAGATCAATCTGAACATTGGGTTATTTTACGCTTTCAAAAAAATCGCCATGACGTCTAG
- a CDS encoding type III pantothenate kinase, with protein MIFVFDVGNTNIVLGLYENDELKHHWRIHTSREKTEDEYGMLILDLFRHVNIHKEQIEGIIISSVVPPIMFALERMCVKYFNQRPLVVGPGIKTGLNIKYENPREVGADRIVNAVAAIHEYDAPLIIVDFGTATTYCYINEHKQYMGGAIAPGINISTEALYTKAAKLPRIEIAKPEGVIGKNTVNAMQAGILYGYVGQVEGIVKRMKEQTSIEPKVIATGGLANLIAAESSVIDHVDPFLTLKGLLLIYDKNKNG; from the coding sequence ATGATTTTTGTGTTTGATGTCGGAAATACGAATATTGTTTTAGGACTCTATGAGAATGATGAATTAAAGCATCATTGGAGAATTCATACATCACGTGAAAAAACAGAAGACGAATATGGCATGCTCATACTCGATTTGTTCCGTCACGTTAATATTCATAAAGAGCAAATTGAAGGAATCATTATTTCTTCTGTAGTACCTCCGATCATGTTCGCTTTAGAGCGCATGTGTGTAAAATACTTTAACCAACGTCCGTTAGTTGTAGGGCCTGGTATTAAAACGGGATTAAATATTAAGTACGAAAACCCCAGAGAAGTTGGGGCTGACCGAATCGTTAATGCGGTTGCTGCGATTCATGAATATGACGCACCGCTTATTATTGTCGATTTTGGCACGGCTACGACGTACTGTTATATCAACGAACATAAACAGTACATGGGAGGCGCAATCGCACCTGGAATCAATATTTCCACAGAAGCGCTCTATACAAAGGCGGCTAAACTGCCTCGTATTGAGATTGCAAAGCCTGAAGGCGTAATCGGAAAGAACACCGTTAACGCGATGCAAGCAGGTATCCTTTATGGATATGTAGGACAAGTAGAGGGTATCGTAAAAAGGATGAAGGAACAAACTTCGATTGAGCCAAAAGTTATTGCAACTGGCGGGCTTGCGAATTTAATTGCAGCGGAAAGCAGCGTGATCGATCACGTTGATCCATTTTTGACATTAAAAGGTCTTTTACTTATTTACGATAAAAATAAGAACGGTTAA
- the folP gene encoding dihydropteroate synthase, with product MLLKQARLNCGEYVLDFSKKTYVMGILNVTPDSFSDGGHHNRIEQAVAHAKQMVMDGADMIDIGGESTRPGAQKVPLDQELERVIPVIEALKNEVDVPLSIDTYKAETAYQAVKAGAHIINDVWGAKFDPDMPKVMADTNVPVILMHNRFDTNYQEFMPDVIADLEHSIAITVKAGVNPENIILDPGVGFVKTFKQNLETIRRLNEIAEMGYPVLLGTSRKSMIGKALDLPVEERVEGTGATVCLGIERGCSIVRVHDVKEISRMAKMMDIMLGKGALSHG from the coding sequence ATGTTATTAAAACAGGCTAGGCTTAATTGTGGCGAATACGTACTGGATTTTTCAAAAAAGACATATGTGATGGGGATTCTAAATGTCACACCTGATTCGTTCTCAGATGGCGGACATCACAATCGGATTGAACAAGCCGTTGCCCACGCGAAGCAAATGGTGATGGATGGTGCTGATATGATTGATATTGGCGGCGAATCCACAAGACCTGGAGCTCAAAAGGTACCGCTCGATCAAGAGCTGGAGCGCGTTATTCCAGTGATTGAAGCATTAAAAAATGAGGTGGATGTTCCTTTATCCATCGACACATATAAAGCAGAGACCGCCTATCAAGCGGTAAAAGCAGGTGCTCATATCATTAATGACGTCTGGGGAGCAAAATTTGACCCTGACATGCCGAAAGTAATGGCCGATACGAATGTACCGGTAATCTTGATGCATAACCGGTTCGATACGAACTACCAAGAATTCATGCCGGATGTCATTGCAGACTTAGAGCACAGCATTGCTATCACCGTTAAGGCGGGAGTCAATCCTGAGAATATCATTTTGGACCCGGGTGTTGGTTTTGTTAAAACGTTTAAGCAAAACCTTGAAACGATAAGAAGATTGAATGAAATCGCAGAGATGGGCTATCCTGTTTTATTAGGAACTTCACGAAAATCAATGATCGGCAAGGCACTGGATCTTCCAGTAGAAGAACGAGTGGAAGGAACAGGCGCAACAGTTTGCCTTGGAATCGAGAGAGGCTGTTCAATCGTACGTGTTCATGATGTAAAGGAAATAAGCAGAATGGCAAAGATGATGGATATCATGCTCGGTAAAGGAGCGCTATCTCATGGATAA
- the cysK gene encoding cysteine synthase A, giving the protein MARVAQSVTELIGQTPVVKLNRITTEDMADVYLKLEFMNPGSSVKDRIALAMIEDAEKNGKLKAEDTIVEPTSGNTGIGLAMVAAAKGYKTVLVMPETMSLERRNLLRAYGADLVLTPGPEGMGGAIRKAEELAKEKGYFMPQQFKNEANPAIHRDTTGQEILSQFPDGLDAFVSGIGTGGTITGAGQVLKEKYPDLKIYAVEPTDSPVLSGGKPGPHKIQGIGAGFVPDILKIDIYDEVLTISNDEAFEWARKAAREEGLLGGISSGAAISAALKVAKKLGKGKKVLAIIPSNGERYLSTPLYQFED; this is encoded by the coding sequence ATGGCAAGAGTGGCGCAATCCGTAACAGAATTGATTGGTCAGACACCTGTTGTTAAATTGAATCGTATTACAACAGAGGATATGGCAGATGTGTATCTAAAATTAGAGTTTATGAATCCGGGAAGCAGTGTAAAAGACCGTATCGCATTAGCGATGATTGAAGATGCGGAAAAGAACGGAAAATTAAAAGCGGAAGATACGATTGTAGAGCCTACAAGCGGAAACACAGGAATCGGTTTGGCGATGGTTGCTGCTGCAAAGGGTTATAAAACGGTCCTCGTAATGCCTGAAACAATGAGTTTAGAAAGAAGAAACCTGCTTAGAGCGTATGGAGCGGACCTTGTTTTAACGCCAGGTCCTGAAGGAATGGGCGGAGCGATCAGAAAAGCAGAAGAGTTAGCGAAAGAAAAAGGCTACTTCATGCCGCAGCAGTTTAAGAATGAAGCGAACCCTGCTATTCATAGAGATACGACAGGGCAAGAGATATTATCTCAATTTCCGGATGGGCTAGACGCATTTGTATCTGGAATCGGAACGGGTGGTACGATTACGGGTGCAGGGCAGGTATTAAAAGAGAAATATCCAGATTTAAAGATTTACGCAGTAGAACCAACAGATTCTCCTGTATTATCTGGAGGTAAACCAGGGCCGCACAAAATTCAAGGAATCGGTGCAGGTTTTGTTCCTGATATCTTAAAAATTGACATTTACGATGAAGTGTTAACGATCTCAAATGACGAAGCGTTTGAATGGGCAAGAAAAGCAGCACGTGAAGAAGGTCTGTTAGGCGGTATCTCATCAGGTGCAGCAATCTCAGCAGCGCTAAAAGTCGCTAAGAAGCTAGGCAAAGGCAAAAAGGTATTAGCCATTATTCCAAGTAACGGCGAGCGTTACTTAAGTACACCGTTGTACCAGTTTGAAGATTAA
- the hslO gene encoding Hsp33 family molecular chaperone HslO, producing MNDYLIKALAFDGQIRAYAISSTEMVSEAQRRHDTWPTASAALGRAMTASTMMGMMLKGEDNNITVKIEGGGPIGVIIVDSNTKGETRGYVTNPHTHFELNSKGKLDVARAVGKDGYLSVLKDIGMREKFTGQVPMVSGELGEDFTYYFASSEQVPSAVGVGVLVNPDNSIKASGGFIVQVMPNASDTIVDLLEERINAIPPISRLIEKGMTPEEILFELLGEDQVQILEKSPVRFQCTCSHERFGQAIVSLGEQEITDIIEEDGQAETNCQFCNATYIFSKEELQSLLDQAKS from the coding sequence ATGAATGATTATTTAATAAAAGCCCTGGCTTTTGACGGGCAGATTCGTGCTTATGCGATCTCCTCAACAGAGATGGTAAGTGAAGCGCAAAGAAGACATGACACATGGCCAACAGCATCGGCAGCACTAGGACGAGCGATGACGGCGTCAACGATGATGGGCATGATGCTAAAAGGCGAAGACAACAACATCACAGTTAAGATCGAAGGCGGCGGGCCGATCGGCGTAATCATCGTAGACAGCAATACAAAAGGTGAGACACGAGGCTATGTTACAAATCCGCACACACACTTTGAACTGAACAGCAAAGGGAAACTGGATGTAGCAAGAGCGGTCGGTAAGGACGGATATTTATCTGTTCTTAAAGACATCGGCATGCGCGAGAAGTTTACGGGACAAGTGCCGATGGTTTCAGGTGAGCTTGGAGAAGACTTTACGTATTACTTTGCTTCATCTGAACAGGTTCCTTCTGCAGTAGGTGTAGGAGTTCTCGTGAATCCGGATAATTCGATCAAAGCATCTGGTGGGTTTATTGTTCAAGTCATGCCGAATGCGTCAGATACAATCGTTGATCTTCTAGAAGAGAGAATCAACGCGATCCCACCGATCTCACGTTTGATTGAAAAAGGAATGACACCAGAGGAAATCTTATTTGAACTTTTAGGAGAAGATCAAGTTCAAATTTTAGAAAAATCTCCAGTACGTTTTCAATGTACGTGCTCGCATGAGCGTTTTGGGCAGGCAATCGTCAGTCTTGGTGAGCAAGAGATCACTGATATAATAGAAGAAGACGGCCAAGCGGAAACAAATTGTCAGTTCTGTAATGCGACTTATATCTTTTCAAAAGAAGAACTTCAAAGCTTGCTGGATCAAGCAAAATCCTAA
- the pabA gene encoding aminodeoxychorismate/anthranilate synthase component II — protein MILMIDNYDSFTYNLVQYLGEMGEELVVKRNDEITIEEIEQLDPEFLMISPGPCSPNEAGISLEAISYFAGKIPIFGVCLGHQSIAQVFGGDVVRAERLMHGKVSPVLHDGKTVYEGLAQEFPATRYHSLIVKRETLPDCFEISSWTKEGEIMGIRHKELPIEGVQYHPESILTEDGKKLLRNFIDFYKGKKASCTSI, from the coding sequence ATGATTTTAATGATTGATAACTACGATTCTTTTACGTACAACCTCGTTCAATATTTAGGAGAGATGGGTGAGGAGCTTGTCGTAAAACGAAACGATGAGATAACGATAGAAGAAATTGAGCAACTGGATCCTGAATTCTTAATGATTTCTCCAGGACCTTGTTCACCAAATGAAGCGGGTATAAGCTTAGAAGCTATTTCATACTTTGCAGGAAAAATCCCGATTTTTGGTGTTTGTTTAGGTCACCAGTCGATCGCTCAAGTATTCGGAGGAGACGTGGTACGTGCAGAACGATTGATGCACGGAAAAGTATCCCCGGTTCTTCATGACGGCAAAACGGTTTATGAAGGATTAGCACAAGAGTTTCCCGCGACACGCTATCATTCTCTAATCGTTAAAAGAGAAACGCTGCCTGATTGCTTTGAGATTTCTTCTTGGACGAAAGAAGGAGAAATCATGGGAATCCGTCATAAAGAACTTCCGATTGAAGGCGTACAATATCATCCGGAGTCCATTTTAACGGAAGACGGCAAGAAACTTTTACGAAACTTTATCGATTTTTATAAAGGTAAAAAAGCATCATGTACATCTATTTAA
- the pabC gene encoding aminodeoxychorismate lyase, with product MYIYLNGKVVSKEEAVISPYDHGFMYGMGAFETFRTYGGFPFLINEHLTRLHEALNELNIYLELDTDTVLKMVKTLLRKNEMDDAYFRLNVSAGVGDIGLQTLPYEKPAVILYTKPLIESSTISEKELIPLKTVRNTPEGEKRLKSHHYLNSILGKRELSAVNQEGVFLTQEGYISEGTVSNLFWYSDNKLYTPGTSTGILEGITRKWVMKASHILNIPLETGNYKIEMLVEADEIFLTNSIQELVPVNKFQDKEFPGVEGEIFDLYRRLYNEHTKKQLRSI from the coding sequence ATGTACATCTATTTAAATGGAAAAGTAGTTTCTAAAGAAGAAGCAGTCATCTCGCCGTACGATCACGGATTCATGTACGGCATGGGTGCGTTCGAAACGTTCAGAACGTATGGCGGCTTCCCTTTTTTGATTAATGAACACTTGACTAGGCTGCATGAAGCTCTAAACGAGCTGAATATTTACTTAGAGCTTGATACGGATACCGTATTAAAAATGGTAAAAACGCTGTTGCGCAAAAATGAGATGGATGATGCTTACTTTAGATTGAATGTTTCAGCGGGTGTGGGGGATATCGGGCTGCAGACTCTTCCTTACGAAAAACCTGCCGTAATTCTATATACTAAACCTCTCATTGAAAGCAGCACCATTTCTGAAAAAGAACTGATTCCGTTAAAAACGGTGCGCAATACACCAGAGGGTGAGAAGAGGCTTAAATCACATCATTACTTGAACAGCATTCTTGGCAAGAGAGAACTTTCCGCTGTGAATCAAGAAGGTGTTTTTTTAACACAAGAAGGATACATCAGCGAAGGAACGGTGTCGAACTTATTTTGGTACAGTGATAACAAGCTGTATACCCCAGGGACTTCTACAGGCATTTTAGAAGGCATCACTCGAAAATGGGTAATGAAAGCATCACATATTCTGAACATTCCTCTTGAAACAGGGAATTATAAAATAGAGATGTTAGTTGAAGCGGATGAAATTTTCCTTACGAACTCCATCCAAGAACTCGTACCAGTGAACAAGTTTCAAGATAAAGAGTTCCCTGGTGTTGAAGGTGAAATTTTCGATCTGTACAGAAGACTTTATAACGAACATACAAAAAAACAACTCCGAAGTATTTGA